Proteins encoded within one genomic window of Pedobacter africanus:
- a CDS encoding glutamine synthetase family protein — MTIPEILAYVKKHPSGKVKVAVADIDGVLRGKYIAAEKFASVIEGRLGFCDVTFGWDMGDVAYDNVKYTGWHTGYPDAQVQLDPATFRKVPWENDVPFFLGDFVDEQHRPAYTCPRQLLRKVLVDAENSGYTPYFSQEFEWFNFAETPETANQKDFRQLNPLSPGMFGYSILRSTLKNEYMSDLFDLLCRFDIPIEGLHTETGPGVYEAAIKYAGVLAAADQAVLFKTAVKEIAYKHGLMATFMAKISENLPGCSGHVHQSLWDKSSKKNLFHDEKDERKMSALMKSYIAGQLHCLPEILPMIAPTINSYKRLVEGAWAPTTLTWGIDNRTVALRALPGNAKASRLETRVVGSDTNPYLAMAACLAAGLYGVQHNMKLEKEATTGNGYRDLSNGVLPQNLHEATQRMKTSALAKELFGDQFVEHFTLTREWEWRQYARVVTDWELKRYFEII, encoded by the coding sequence ATGACCATACCAGAAATTTTAGCTTATGTAAAGAAACACCCATCCGGAAAAGTAAAAGTGGCCGTGGCCGATATTGACGGCGTATTGAGGGGAAAATATATTGCAGCCGAGAAGTTTGCGTCTGTTATTGAAGGGAGGCTGGGCTTTTGCGACGTTACCTTTGGCTGGGATATGGGCGACGTAGCTTACGACAATGTTAAATATACCGGATGGCATACCGGTTATCCCGATGCACAGGTGCAACTGGACCCCGCCACATTCCGTAAGGTGCCCTGGGAAAACGATGTGCCTTTCTTTCTTGGTGATTTTGTAGATGAACAGCACCGCCCGGCCTACACCTGTCCGCGCCAGCTGCTCCGAAAGGTGCTTGTTGATGCAGAGAACAGTGGCTATACCCCTTATTTTTCCCAGGAATTTGAGTGGTTCAATTTTGCGGAGACACCCGAAACGGCCAATCAGAAAGATTTCCGCCAGCTCAACCCGCTCAGTCCGGGCATGTTTGGTTACTCCATCCTTCGCAGTACGCTGAAGAATGAATACATGAGCGATCTTTTTGACCTGCTGTGCAGGTTTGACATCCCCATAGAAGGCCTGCATACCGAAACCGGCCCTGGTGTTTACGAGGCTGCCATTAAATATGCCGGGGTCCTGGCAGCGGCAGACCAGGCCGTGCTGTTTAAAACGGCTGTAAAGGAAATCGCCTACAAGCATGGGCTTATGGCCACCTTTATGGCCAAGATCAGTGAAAACCTTCCGGGCTGTAGCGGGCATGTGCACCAGAGCTTATGGGATAAAAGTTCTAAAAAGAACCTATTCCACGACGAAAAGGACGAGCGTAAAATGAGTGCGCTGATGAAGAGCTATATTGCCGGGCAACTGCATTGCCTGCCCGAAATTTTGCCCATGATTGCACCGACCATCAACAGTTATAAGCGGTTGGTAGAAGGCGCATGGGCACCCACTACCTTAACCTGGGGTATTGATAACCGCACAGTTGCCTTAAGGGCCCTGCCCGGCAATGCCAAAGCCAGCAGGCTCGAAACACGGGTAGTGGGCTCCGATACCAATCCTTACCTGGCCATGGCTGCCTGCCTTGCTGCGGGTCTGTACGGTGTTCAGCATAATATGAAGCTTGAAAAAGAAGCCACAACAGGCAATGGCTACAGAGACCTCTCTAATGGGGTACTCCCGCAAAACCTTCATGAAGCTACACAAAGAATGAAAACTTCTGCATTGGCCAAAGAACTGTTTGGCGATCAGTTTGTTGAACATTTTACGTTAACAAGAGAATGGGAGTGGCGGCAGTATGCCAGGGTAGTAACCGATTGGGAGCTGAAAAGATATTTTGAAATTATATAA